In Streptomyces hawaiiensis, one genomic interval encodes:
- a CDS encoding phospho-sugar mutase, whose protein sequence is MHDELIAQAQAWLTEDPDPETRTELARLIDAREHAELAARFGGTLQFGTAGLRGELGAGPLRMNRSVVIRAAAGLAAYLKKQGHDNGLVVIGYDARHKSHDFAQDTAAVITGAGLRAAVLPRPLPTPVLAFAIRHLGAVAGVEVTASHNPPRDNGYKVYLGDGSQIVPPADIDIAAEIAAVPSLTTVRRPTEGWDTLDDSVLDAYLARTDAVLSEDSPRTARTVYTAMHGVGKDVLLAAFARAGFPEPVLVAEQAEPDPEFPTVAFPNPEEPGAMDLAFATARAGATAPDLIIANDPDADRCAVAVADGPDWRMLRGDEVGALLAAHLVRRGATGTFAESIVSSSLLGRIAEKAGLPHVETLTGFKWIARAEGLRYGYEEALGYCVDPDGVRDKDGITAALLITELASQLKEEGRTLLDLLDDLAVEHGLHATDQLSVRVEDLSLIAAAMRRLREQPPTQLAGLPITRTDDLTKGTAELPPTDGLRYTLDGARVIVRPSGTEPKLKCYLEVVIPVGSHQGLPTARAKATALLESIKRDLSTAAGI, encoded by the coding sequence GTGCACGACGAACTCATCGCACAGGCCCAGGCGTGGCTCACCGAGGACCCCGACCCGGAAACCCGCACCGAGCTCGCCCGCCTCATCGACGCCCGGGAGCACGCCGAACTCGCCGCCCGATTCGGCGGCACCCTCCAGTTCGGCACCGCCGGCCTGCGCGGAGAACTCGGCGCGGGCCCCCTGCGCATGAACCGTTCGGTCGTCATCCGCGCCGCCGCCGGCCTCGCCGCGTACCTCAAGAAGCAGGGCCACGACAACGGCCTCGTCGTCATCGGCTACGACGCCCGCCACAAGTCCCACGACTTCGCCCAGGACACCGCCGCCGTCATAACCGGCGCCGGCCTGCGCGCGGCCGTCCTCCCCCGCCCCCTGCCGACCCCCGTGCTCGCCTTCGCGATAAGGCACCTCGGCGCGGTCGCGGGCGTGGAGGTCACGGCCAGCCACAACCCGCCCCGCGACAACGGCTACAAGGTCTACCTCGGCGACGGCTCCCAGATCGTCCCCCCGGCGGACATCGACATCGCCGCGGAGATCGCCGCCGTCCCGTCCCTCACCACCGTCCGGCGCCCCACCGAGGGCTGGGACACCCTCGACGACAGCGTCCTCGACGCCTACCTCGCGCGCACGGACGCCGTCCTGTCCGAGGACTCCCCCCGCACCGCCCGCACGGTGTACACGGCGATGCACGGCGTCGGCAAGGACGTCCTCCTGGCCGCCTTCGCCCGCGCCGGCTTCCCGGAACCCGTCCTCGTGGCGGAGCAGGCCGAGCCCGACCCGGAGTTCCCGACCGTCGCGTTCCCCAACCCGGAGGAACCCGGCGCGATGGACCTGGCCTTCGCGACGGCACGCGCCGGCGCGACCGCCCCGGACCTGATCATCGCCAACGACCCGGACGCCGACCGCTGCGCCGTCGCCGTAGCGGACGGCCCCGACTGGCGCATGCTGCGCGGCGACGAGGTCGGCGCCCTGCTCGCCGCCCACCTGGTCCGCCGCGGAGCGACCGGCACCTTCGCGGAGTCGATCGTCTCGTCGTCCCTCCTCGGCCGTATCGCCGAGAAGGCGGGCCTCCCCCACGTCGAGACCCTCACCGGCTTCAAGTGGATCGCCCGCGCCGAGGGCCTGCGCTACGGCTACGAGGAGGCCCTCGGCTACTGCGTGGACCCCGACGGCGTACGCGACAAGGACGGCATCACGGCCGCGCTGCTGATCACGGAACTGGCCTCACAGCTCAAGGAGGAGGGCCGCACCCTCCTCGACCTGCTGGACGACCTGGCGGTGGAGCACGGCCTGCACGCGACGGACCAGCTCTCGGTCCGCGTGGAGGATCTCTCCCTCATCGCCGCCGCGATGCGCCGCCTGCGCGAACAGCCCCCGACGCAGCTGGCCGGCCTGCCGATCACCCGTACCGACGACCTCACCAAGGGCACGGCCGAACTCCCGCCCACGGACGGCCTGCGCTACACCCTCGACGGCGCCCGGGTGATCGTCCGCCCGAGCGGCACCGAGCCGAAGCTGAAGTGCTACCTGGAGGTCGTGATCCCGGTGGGGTCCCACCAGGGCCTCCCCACGGCCCGCGCGAAGGCGACGGCGCTGCTGGAGTCGATCAAGCGCGACCTGTCGACGGCGGCGGGCATCTGA
- a CDS encoding DeoR/GlpR family DNA-binding transcription regulator, which translates to MFAAERRQLILEMVRANGAVSLRELARVVQTSEVTVRRDVRALEAEGLLDRRHGGAVLPGGFTRESGFPQKSHLATAEKTAIADLAANFVEEGEAIVVGAGTTTQELARRLARVPGLTVVTNSLLVAQALAHANRVEVVMTGGTLRGSNYALVGSGAEQSLHGLRVSRAFLSGSGLTAERGLSTSNMLSASVDRALVQAAAEVVVLADHTKLGTDTMFQTVPTDLITRLVTDEPPAHDDRAATELQALADQGVQIAVAGGQGGSAGSGAGGPGGDAVPARQQRRDVPLPGPRRQVPGAGGQLRSASASMLGEQSPGAERARVADLRRR; encoded by the coding sequence GTGTTCGCTGCAGAACGTCGCCAATTGATCCTCGAAATGGTGCGAGCGAACGGGGCCGTGTCGCTCCGTGAGCTCGCCCGCGTCGTCCAGACCTCCGAAGTGACCGTACGGCGGGACGTGCGCGCGCTGGAGGCAGAAGGACTCCTCGACCGCCGGCACGGCGGTGCGGTACTGCCGGGCGGTTTCACGCGGGAGTCCGGCTTTCCGCAGAAGTCTCATCTCGCGACCGCCGAGAAGACCGCCATCGCCGACCTCGCCGCGAACTTCGTGGAAGAGGGGGAGGCGATCGTGGTCGGGGCGGGTACGACGACCCAGGAGCTGGCCCGCCGGCTCGCCCGGGTGCCCGGGCTGACGGTTGTCACCAATTCCCTCCTCGTCGCCCAGGCGTTGGCGCATGCCAACCGGGTCGAGGTCGTGATGACCGGCGGTACGCTCCGCGGTTCGAACTACGCGTTGGTCGGCAGCGGGGCCGAGCAGTCCCTGCACGGGCTGCGGGTGTCGCGGGCGTTCCTGTCCGGGAGCGGGCTCACCGCCGAGCGCGGGCTGTCCACGTCCAACATGCTGTCGGCGTCCGTCGACCGGGCGCTGGTGCAGGCCGCGGCGGAGGTGGTCGTGCTCGCCGACCACACCAAGCTCGGCACCGACACCATGTTCCAGACCGTGCCGACGGATCTCATCACGCGCCTCGTCACGGACGAGCCGCCCGCCCACGACGACCGTGCGGCCACGGAACTCCAGGCGCTTGCCGACCAGGGCGTGCAGATCGCCGTGGCCGGGGGGCAAGGGGGTTCGGCCGGGTCGGGCGCGGGGGGCCCCGGGGGTGATGCCGTCCCGGCGCGTCAGCAGCGCCGGGATGTGCCACTGCCCGGGCCTCGGCGGCAGGTGCCGGGGGCTGGGGGGCAGTTGAGGTCTGCCTCGGCCTCGATGCTGGGGGAGCAGAGCCCCGGGGCGGAGCGGGCGCGGGTGGCGGACTTGCGGCGGCGGTAG
- the mmpB gene encoding morphogenic membrane protein MmpB gives MLWSDPENEPPEELRDMQGMLRRLSVLLALAMVLAMIVIGVR, from the coding sequence ATGCTGTGGTCCGACCCCGAGAACGAACCGCCCGAAGAGCTGCGTGACATGCAGGGCATGCTGCGGCGGCTGAGCGTTCTCCTGGCCCTGGCGATGGTGCTCGCGATGATCGTGATCGGAGTGAGGTGA
- a CDS encoding acyl-CoA carboxylase epsilon subunit, with the protein MTIKVVRGNPTPEELAAALAVVRARAAAAAATPPGAPATRDSWSDPSRIAAHRLPQPGPAAWGRTYWPG; encoded by the coding sequence ATGACGATCAAGGTCGTACGGGGCAACCCGACCCCGGAGGAGCTGGCCGCCGCCCTGGCGGTGGTCAGGGCGCGCGCCGCGGCGGCGGCGGCAACGCCGCCCGGCGCGCCGGCCACCCGCGACTCCTGGTCCGACCCGTCCCGCATCGCGGCCCACCGCCTGCCCCAGCCGGGGCCGGCGGCGTGGGGCCGTACCTACTGGCCGGGGTGA
- a CDS encoding purine-nucleoside phosphorylase, whose amino-acid sequence MNASLLPDDIQGDPHAAADAAAARLRELTGAETHDVALVMGSGWAPAVDALGAPEAEFQVTELPGFPPPAVEGHGGKIRSYRIGDKRALVFLGRTHYYEGRGVAAVAHGVRTAVSAGCKTIVLTNGCGGLREGMRPGQPVLISDHINLTATSPIIGANFVDLTDLYSPRLRALCKEVDATLEEGVYAQFPGPHYETPAEIRMARVIGADLVGMSTVLEAIAAREAGAEVLGISLVTNLAAGMTGEPLNHEEVLQAGRDSATRMGSLLAQVLGRL is encoded by the coding sequence GTGAACGCATCTCTTCTTCCGGACGACATCCAGGGCGACCCTCACGCGGCCGCCGACGCCGCCGCGGCCCGCCTGCGCGAACTCACGGGCGCCGAGACCCACGACGTCGCCCTCGTGATGGGCTCCGGCTGGGCCCCGGCCGTGGACGCCCTGGGCGCCCCCGAGGCCGAGTTCCAGGTCACCGAGCTCCCCGGTTTCCCGCCGCCGGCGGTGGAGGGCCACGGAGGCAAGATCCGCTCGTACCGGATCGGCGACAAGCGCGCCCTGGTCTTCCTGGGCCGTACGCACTACTACGAGGGCCGCGGGGTGGCCGCGGTCGCCCACGGCGTCCGCACCGCGGTCTCGGCCGGCTGCAAGACGATCGTCCTCACCAACGGCTGCGGCGGCCTGCGTGAGGGCATGCGCCCCGGCCAGCCGGTCCTCATCAGCGACCACATCAACCTCACCGCCACCTCCCCCATCATCGGCGCGAACTTCGTCGACCTGACCGACCTGTACTCCCCGCGCCTGCGGGCCCTGTGCAAGGAGGTCGACGCCACCCTGGAGGAGGGCGTCTACGCCCAGTTCCCCGGCCCGCACTACGAGACCCCGGCCGAGATCCGTATGGCCCGGGTCATCGGTGCGGACCTGGTGGGCATGTCGACGGTCCTCGAGGCGATCGCCGCGCGCGAGGCGGGCGCCGAGGTCCTGGGCATCTCCCTCGTCACGAACCTCGCCGCGGGCATGACGGGCGAGCCCCTGAACCACGAAGAGGTCCTCCAGGCGGGCCGCGACTCCGCCACCCGCATGGGCTCGCTCCTGGCCCAGGTCCTGGGCCGCCTGTAA
- a CDS encoding acyl-CoA carboxylase subunit beta, which translates to MSEPEEQQQPDIHTTAGKLADLQRRIEEATHAGSARAVEKQHAKGKLTARERIELLLDEGSFVELDEFARHRSTNFGLDKNRPYGDGVVTGYGTVDGRPVAVFSQDFTVFGGALGEVYGQKIVKVMDFALKTGCPVIGINDSGGARIQEGVASLGAYGEIFRRNTHASGVIPQISLVVGPCAGGAVYSPAITDFTVMVDQTSHMFITGPDVIKTVTGEDVGFEELGGARTHNATSGVAHHMAGDEKDAIEYIKQLLSYLPSNNLSEAPAFPEEADLEVGDEDRELDAIVPDSANQPYDMHTVIEHVLDDAEFFETQALYAPNIVTGFGRVEGRPVGIVANQPMQFAGCLDIKASEKAARFVRTCDAFNVPVITFVDVPGFLPGVDQEHDGIIRRGAKLIYAYAEATVPLITIITRKAFGGAYDVMGSKHLGADLNLAWPTAQIAVMGAQGAVNILHRRTIAEAEANGEDLEAVRARLIQEYEDALLNPYVAAERGYVDAVIMPSDTRRHVVRGLRQLRTKRESLPPKKHGNIPL; encoded by the coding sequence ATGTCCGAGCCGGAAGAGCAGCAGCAGCCCGACATTCACACGACCGCGGGCAAGCTCGCGGATCTGCAGCGACGCATCGAGGAAGCGACACACGCCGGCTCCGCACGCGCCGTCGAGAAGCAGCACGCCAAAGGCAAGCTGACGGCCCGTGAGCGGATCGAGCTCCTGCTCGACGAGGGCTCCTTCGTCGAGCTCGACGAATTCGCCCGGCACCGCTCCACCAACTTCGGCCTCGACAAGAACCGCCCGTACGGCGACGGGGTCGTCACCGGGTACGGCACCGTCGACGGCCGCCCGGTCGCCGTGTTCTCCCAGGACTTCACCGTCTTCGGCGGCGCCCTCGGCGAGGTCTACGGCCAGAAGATCGTCAAGGTCATGGACTTCGCCCTGAAGACCGGCTGCCCGGTCATCGGCATCAACGACTCCGGCGGCGCCCGCATCCAGGAAGGCGTCGCCTCCCTCGGCGCCTACGGCGAGATCTTCCGCCGCAACACCCACGCCTCCGGCGTGATCCCGCAGATCAGTCTGGTCGTCGGGCCGTGCGCGGGCGGCGCGGTCTACTCCCCGGCCATCACCGACTTCACGGTCATGGTCGACCAGACCTCGCACATGTTCATCACCGGCCCCGACGTCATCAAGACCGTCACCGGCGAGGACGTCGGCTTCGAGGAGCTGGGCGGCGCCAGGACCCACAACGCGACCTCCGGAGTCGCCCACCACATGGCGGGCGACGAGAAGGACGCCATCGAGTACATCAAGCAGCTGCTGTCGTACCTGCCGTCCAACAACCTCTCCGAGGCGCCGGCCTTCCCGGAGGAGGCCGACCTCGAGGTCGGCGACGAGGACCGCGAGCTGGACGCGATCGTCCCGGACAGCGCGAACCAGCCGTACGACATGCACACGGTGATCGAGCACGTCCTGGACGACGCCGAGTTCTTCGAGACGCAGGCGCTGTACGCGCCGAACATCGTCACCGGCTTCGGCCGGGTCGAGGGCCGCCCGGTCGGCATCGTCGCCAACCAGCCGATGCAGTTCGCCGGGTGCCTGGACATCAAGGCCAGCGAGAAGGCCGCCCGCTTCGTGCGGACCTGCGACGCCTTCAACGTCCCGGTCATCACGTTCGTCGACGTCCCCGGCTTCCTGCCCGGCGTCGACCAGGAGCACGACGGCATCATCCGGCGCGGCGCCAAGCTGATCTACGCCTACGCCGAGGCGACCGTCCCGCTCATCACGATCATCACCCGCAAGGCCTTCGGCGGCGCCTACGACGTCATGGGCTCCAAGCACCTGGGCGCCGACCTCAACCTCGCCTGGCCCACCGCCCAGATCGCCGTCATGGGCGCCCAGGGCGCGGTCAACATCCTGCACCGCCGCACCATCGCCGAGGCCGAGGCGAACGGCGAGGACCTCGAGGCGGTCCGGGCCCGGCTGATCCAGGAGTACGAGGACGCCCTCCTCAACCCCTACGTCGCGGCCGAGCGCGGCTACGTCGACGCCGTGATCATGCCGTCCGACACCCGCCGGCACGTCGTACGAGGTCTGCGTCAACTGCGTACGAAGCGGGAATCCCTGCCTCCGAAGAAGCACGGCAACATCCCCCTCTAG
- a CDS encoding Maf family protein, which produces MTAQRRRRLVLASQSPARLGLLRQAGLAPEVIVSGVDEDAVTAPTPAELALALAEAKASVVAARPEAKGALVIGCDSVLDLDGRALGKPADAEEATARWKSMRGRAGTLQTGHCVYDTLTGRYVSATASTVVHFGEPTDEEIAAYVASGEPLYVAGAFTLDGRSAPFIDGIDGDHGNVIGISLPLVRRLLAELGVGITELWAPAER; this is translated from the coding sequence ATGACTGCTCAGCGCCGCAGGCGACTCGTCCTCGCCTCCCAGTCCCCCGCCCGGCTCGGACTGCTCCGCCAGGCCGGCCTCGCCCCCGAGGTCATCGTGAGCGGCGTCGACGAGGACGCCGTCACCGCCCCCACCCCCGCCGAGCTGGCGCTCGCCCTCGCCGAGGCGAAGGCCTCCGTCGTAGCGGCCCGGCCGGAGGCCAAGGGCGCGCTCGTGATCGGCTGCGACTCGGTGCTCGACCTGGACGGCCGGGCCCTCGGCAAGCCCGCGGACGCCGAGGAGGCCACCGCCCGCTGGAAGTCGATGCGCGGCCGCGCCGGCACCCTCCAGACCGGCCACTGCGTCTACGACACGCTCACCGGCCGCTACGTCTCCGCCACGGCGTCCACGGTCGTCCACTTCGGCGAGCCCACCGACGAGGAGATCGCCGCCTACGTCGCCTCGGGCGAACCCCTCTACGTCGCCGGGGCGTTCACGCTGGACGGCCGCTCGGCCCCGTTCATCGACGGCATCGACGGCGACCACGGCAACGTCATCGGCATCAGCCTGCCCCTGGTCCGCCGGCTGCTGGCCGAACTGGGCGTGGGCATCACGGAGTTGTGGGCGCCGGCGGAGAGGTGA
- a CDS encoding NAD(P)H-quinone dehydrogenase: protein MEYVTRIVIIGGGPGGYEAALVAAQLGAEVTVVDCDGLGGASVLTDCVPSKTLIATAEVMTTFDSSYEELGIIVADDTPPMEQAARVVGVDLGKVNRRVKRLALAQSHDITASVTRAGARVMRGRGRLEGMQALDGSRKVVVRTADGSEETLTADAVLIATGGHPRELPDALPDGERILNWTQVYDLDELPEELIVVGSGVTGAEFAGAYQALGSRVTLVSSRDRVLPGEDPDAAAVLEDVFRRRGMNVMGRSRAQSAKRVGDRVEVTLADGRVITGSHCLMAVGAVPNSAGMGLEDAGVRLRESGHIWTDKVSRTTAPGVYAAGDVTGVFALASVAAMQGRIAMYHFLGDAVTPLNLKTVSSNVFTDPEIATVGYTQADVDGGKIDARMVKLPLLRNPRAKMQGIRDGFVKIFCRPGTGIVVGGVVVAPRASELIHPISIAVDNNLTVEQIANAFTVYPSLSGSIAEVARQLHTRKENGEG, encoded by the coding sequence ATGGAGTACGTGACTCGGATCGTGATCATCGGTGGCGGACCCGGCGGATACGAAGCGGCGCTGGTGGCCGCTCAACTCGGCGCGGAGGTGACCGTCGTCGATTGCGACGGTCTGGGCGGGGCGTCGGTGCTCACCGACTGCGTGCCGTCGAAGACGTTGATCGCCACGGCTGAGGTGATGACCACCTTCGACTCCTCCTACGAGGAGCTGGGGATCATCGTCGCCGACGACACCCCGCCCATGGAGCAGGCCGCCCGGGTGGTGGGTGTCGACCTGGGCAAGGTCAACCGGCGTGTGAAGCGGCTCGCGCTCGCCCAGTCGCACGACATCACCGCCTCCGTGACGCGTGCCGGAGCGCGGGTCATGCGTGGGCGCGGGCGGCTGGAGGGCATGCAGGCGCTCGACGGGTCGCGCAAGGTCGTGGTGCGCACCGCCGACGGGAGCGAAGAGACCCTTACGGCTGACGCCGTGCTCATCGCCACCGGCGGGCACCCCCGTGAGCTGCCCGACGCCCTGCCGGACGGCGAGCGGATCCTGAACTGGACCCAGGTGTACGACCTCGACGAACTCCCCGAGGAGCTCATCGTGGTCGGGTCGGGTGTGACGGGCGCCGAGTTCGCCGGGGCCTACCAGGCGCTCGGGTCGCGGGTGACGCTCGTGTCGTCGCGCGATCGGGTGCTGCCGGGCGAGGACCCGGACGCGGCCGCCGTGCTGGAGGACGTCTTCCGGCGGCGCGGCATGAACGTCATGGGACGTTCCCGGGCGCAGTCCGCCAAACGGGTCGGGGACCGGGTCGAGGTGACCCTCGCCGACGGGCGCGTCATCACCGGCTCGCACTGCCTCATGGCCGTCGGAGCCGTGCCCAACAGCGCGGGCATGGGGCTGGAGGACGCCGGCGTCCGGCTGCGCGAGTCCGGCCACATCTGGACCGACAAGGTCTCGCGTACGACCGCTCCGGGCGTGTACGCGGCCGGTGACGTGACCGGCGTGTTCGCCCTCGCCTCCGTCGCCGCCATGCAGGGCCGCATCGCCATGTACCACTTCCTGGGCGACGCCGTGACCCCGCTGAACCTGAAGACGGTCTCGTCGAACGTCTTCACCGACCCGGAGATCGCCACCGTCGGCTACACGCAGGCCGATGTCGACGGCGGGAAGATCGACGCCCGGATGGTGAAGCTGCCGCTGCTGCGCAACCCGCGCGCCAAGATGCAGGGCATCCGCGACGGCTTCGTCAAGATCTTCTGCCGGCCGGGCACGGGCATCGTGGTGGGCGGTGTCGTCGTGGCGCCGCGCGCCTCGGAACTGATCCACCCCATCTCGATCGCGGTCGACAACAATCTGACAGTCGAACAGATCGCGAACGCCTTCACCGTCTACCCCTCCCTGTCGGGCTCGATCGCCGAGGTGGCACGGCAGTTGCACACCCGCAAGGAGAACGGCGAGGGCTGA
- a CDS encoding acetyl/propionyl/methylcrotonyl-CoA carboxylase subunit alpha, with protein MRKVLIANRGEIAVRVARACRDAGIASVAVYADPDRDALHVRAADEAFALGGDTPGTSYLDIEKVLKAARESGADAIHPGYGFLSENAEFAQAVLDAGLIWIGPPPQAIRDLGDKVAARHIAQRAGAPLVAGTPDPVSGADEVVAFAEEHGLPIAIKAAFGGGGRGLKVARTLEEVPELYDSAVREAVAAFGRGECFVERYLDKPRHVETQCLADQHGNVVVVSTRDCSLQRRHQKLVEEAPAPFLSEAQVEELYSASKAILKEAGYVGAGTVEFLVGVDGTISFLEVNTRLQVEHPVTEEVAGIDLVREMFRIADGEELGYGDPELRGHSFEFRINGEDPGRNFLPAPGTVTTFAPPSGPGVRLDAGVESGSVIGPAWDSLLAKLIVTGRTRKEALQRAARALEEFQVEGMATAIPFHRAVVKDPAFAPELTDSSDPFTVHTRWIETEFVNEIKPFAAPAEVDADEDPGRETVVVEVGGKRLEVSLPSSLGMSLARTGLAAGAKPKRRAAKKSGPVASGDTLASPMQGTIVKVAVEEGQEVKEGDLVVVLEAMKMEQPLNAHRSGTIKGLSAEIGASVTSGAAICEIKD; from the coding sequence GTGCGCAAGGTGCTCATCGCCAACCGTGGCGAAATCGCTGTCCGCGTGGCCCGGGCCTGCCGGGATGCCGGTATCGCGAGCGTGGCCGTCTACGCCGACCCGGACCGGGACGCTCTGCATGTCCGCGCCGCGGATGAGGCGTTCGCCCTGGGCGGTGACACCCCGGGCACCAGCTACCTCGACATCGAGAAGGTGCTGAAGGCCGCCCGCGAGTCGGGCGCGGACGCGATCCACCCCGGTTACGGCTTCCTCTCCGAGAACGCCGAGTTCGCGCAGGCGGTCCTGGACGCGGGCCTGATCTGGATCGGCCCGCCGCCGCAGGCGATCCGCGACCTCGGTGACAAGGTCGCCGCCCGGCACATCGCGCAGCGCGCGGGTGCCCCGCTGGTGGCCGGTACGCCCGACCCGGTGTCCGGTGCCGACGAGGTCGTCGCGTTCGCCGAGGAGCACGGCCTGCCGATCGCGATCAAGGCCGCTTTCGGTGGTGGCGGTCGTGGTCTGAAGGTCGCCCGCACCCTCGAAGAGGTGCCGGAGCTGTACGACTCGGCGGTCCGTGAGGCCGTCGCCGCCTTCGGCCGGGGCGAGTGCTTCGTCGAGCGGTACCTGGACAAGCCGCGGCACGTGGAGACCCAGTGCCTGGCCGACCAGCACGGCAACGTGGTCGTCGTCTCCACCCGTGACTGCTCCCTGCAGCGCCGCCACCAGAAGCTGGTGGAGGAGGCCCCCGCGCCCTTCCTGTCCGAGGCGCAGGTGGAGGAGCTGTACTCCGCCTCCAAGGCGATCCTGAAGGAGGCCGGCTACGTCGGCGCCGGCACGGTCGAGTTCCTCGTCGGTGTCGACGGCACGATCTCCTTCCTGGAGGTCAACACGCGTCTCCAGGTGGAGCACCCGGTCACCGAGGAGGTCGCCGGCATCGACCTCGTGCGCGAGATGTTCCGTATCGCCGACGGCGAGGAGCTCGGCTACGGCGACCCGGAGCTGCGCGGCCACTCCTTCGAGTTCCGCATCAACGGCGAGGACCCGGGCCGCAACTTCCTGCCCGCCCCCGGCACGGTCACGACGTTCGCCCCGCCGTCCGGCCCGGGTGTGCGTCTGGACGCGGGTGTGGAGTCCGGCTCGGTCATCGGCCCGGCGTGGGACTCCCTGCTGGCCAAGCTGATCGTCACCGGCCGTACGCGCAAGGAGGCGCTGCAGCGGGCCGCCCGCGCGCTGGAGGAGTTCCAGGTCGAGGGCATGGCGACGGCGATCCCGTTCCACCGTGCGGTGGTGAAGGACCCGGCGTTCGCGCCGGAGCTCACGGACTCGTCCGACCCGTTCACGGTGCACACCCGCTGGATCGAGACGGAGTTCGTCAACGAGATCAAGCCGTTCGCCGCGCCGGCCGAGGTGGACGCGGACGAGGACCCGGGCCGCGAGACGGTCGTGGTCGAGGTCGGCGGCAAGCGCCTCGAGGTCTCCCTGCCGTCGTCGCTGGGCATGTCCCTGGCCCGTACGGGTCTCGCGGCGGGTGCCAAGCCGAAGCGCCGCGCGGCGAAGAAGTCGGGCCCGGTGGCCTCCGGCGACACCCTGGCCTCCCCGATGCAGGGCACCATCGTCAAGGTCGCCGTCGAGGAGGGCCAGGAGGTCAAGGAGGGCGACCTGGTCGTCGTCCTTGAGGCCATGAAGATGGAGCAGCCCCTGAACGCCCACAGGTCGGGCACGATCAAGGGCCTGTCGGCCGAGATCGGCGCGTCGGTGACGTCGGGCGCGGCGATCTGCGAGATCAAGGACTGA
- a CDS encoding gamma-glutamylcyclotransferase: MSLYAAYAGNLDARLMSRRAPHSPLRATGWLNGWRLTFGGEHMGWEGALPTIVEDPLSQVFVSLYDIAPMDEESLDRWEGVGLDIYRRTRVRAHTLDGEDSAWAFTLNAYEGGLPSARYLGEIADAAESAGAPHDYVMELRKRPC; this comes from the coding sequence ATGTCGCTCTACGCCGCGTACGCCGGCAACCTCGACGCGCGGCTGATGTCCCGCCGCGCCCCGCACTCGCCGCTGCGCGCCACCGGCTGGCTGAACGGATGGCGGCTGACCTTCGGTGGCGAGCACATGGGCTGGGAGGGCGCGCTGCCGACGATCGTGGAGGACCCGCTGTCCCAGGTCTTCGTCTCGCTGTACGACATCGCCCCGATGGACGAGGAGTCGCTCGACCGCTGGGAGGGCGTGGGCCTGGACATCTACCGTCGTACGCGCGTACGGGCCCACACCCTGGACGGCGAGGACTCCGCCTGGGCCTTCACCCTGAACGCCTACGAGGGCGGCCTGCCCTCCGCCCGCTACCTGGGCGAGATCGCCGACGCGGCCGAGTCGGCCGGCGCTCCTCACGACTACGTGATGGAGCTCCGCAAGCGCCCCTGCTGA